The following is a genomic window from Aeromonas sp. FDAARGOS 1405.
CTCATCGAACGCTTGGCCGTGCCCGAATTCGCTGGTCGTACCCGGTTGGTCGAGCGCCGCGCGGTGCGCTCCAGCAGGCCCGAACTGACCGCCGCCCGGGTGGTGGTCTCCGGTGGCCGGGCACTGGGCTCCAAGGCGCAATTTGCCCTGATTGAGGCGCTGGCCGACAAGCTGGGTGGGGCGGTGGGGGCATCGCGAGCCGCCGTTGATGCAGGATATGTCGCCAACGATCTGCAAGTGGGGCAGACCGGCAAGGTGGTGGCGCCGGAGCTCTATATCGCGGTCGGCATTTCGGGGGCCATCCAGCATCTGGCGGGGATGAAGGAGTCAAAGGTGATCGTGGCCATCAACAAGGACAGCGACGCCCCCATCTTTCAGGTAGCGGACTACGGGCTGGTGGGGGATCTCTTCACTCTGCTGCCGGAGCTCACCGCCAAACTGTAAATTTGTCAGAAATGGCTGAGCTGTGGTCGTTTATGCGCTCTGCCCGCGATTTCTGTGCATGTTCCCTGCAAGCCCTGACCCGTTCAGGGCTTTTTCTACTGCAAGGGGGACGCAGAGTGACGGTAAAAGGTTGAGCCAGCTCCCAAAAAGCCTTTGATCCGCTGGCTGCTCTTGTGTAAAACCTGACAAGTCATCGATTACTCTCATCCACTCACGGAAAGCGTCATGAGCAAACAGATTTACAACTTCTGCGCCGGCCCCGCCATGCTGCCGGTTGAAGTCATGGAGCGCGCCCAGCGCGAATTTTGTAATTTTCAGGGGCTGGGAGCCTCGGTCATGGAGCTTTCCCATCGCGGCAAGCCCTACATGGCGGTGGCCGAGAAGGCCGAAGCGGATCTGCGCGAGCTGCTGGCGGTGCCGGACAACTACAAGGTGCTCTTCATGCATGGTGGCGGCCGCGGTCAGTTCTCCGCCGTGCCCATGAACCTGCTGGGCGGCGCCAACAAGAAGGCGGACTTCCTGCTGACCGGCGTCTGGTCCCAGAGCGCGGTGGATGAAGCCAAAAAGTATGGCGATATCCAGACCTTCCAGGGGGTTGCCAAGAACGAGCAGGGGATCTCTCACCTGCTGCCGACCCCGGCGTTTCGCGCCGATGCGGCTTATGTTCACTACTGTCCGAACGAAACCATTGACGGCATCGAGATGTTTGACATCCCGGCTACCGGCGAGGTGCCGCTGGTGGCGGATCTCTCCTCCACCATTCTCTCCCGTCCTCTCGAGGTGAGCCGCTTTGGCATCATCTATGCCGGTGCCCAGAAAAATATCGGGCCGTCCGGGCTTGCCATTGCCATCGTGCGCGATGACCTGCTGGATCAGGCGAGAGCCGATGTCCCCTCGATTTTCGACTACAAGCTCACTGCCAAGAACGACTCCATGTTCAACACGCCGCCCACCTACGCCTGGTATCTGGCCGGTCTGGTGTTCGAGTGGCTCAAGGAACAGGGTGGCCTCGAGGCGATGGAAGCGCGCAACAAGGAGAAGGCCGACTTCCTCTATGACTATCTCGATCAGTCGAGCTTCTACGGCAATCAGGTGGATGTCAGCTGCCGTTCGCGGATGAACATCCCGTTCCAGCTGAAAAATGCCGAGCTGGACAAGCAGTTCCTGGCCGAATCGGAAGCGGCTGGTCTGCTGGCGCTCAAAGGGCACCGCATTGTCGGCGGCATGCGCGCCAGTATCTACAATGCCATGCCGCTGGAGGGGGTGAAGGCCCTGGTCAGCTTTATGGATGGCTTTGCCAAGCGCCACGGCTGATAAGAGAGCTCCACCTGTTTGCTGGCGGCCTCTCGTGACAACCCGTGAGCCGCTTACAGCTATTGCAGTGATTCAAGACGCCGGGTATACCCCGGCGTTTTTTTCAACAGAACCAGCGCGCTGGCGTTTGCCGTGCGATTTCCGCTGAAAGTGCCCTTGCCGAGCGGGACGCAGGCTGTTAACGTCCGGACAGGCGTTTATTTTTGAGATAGCACAGGAAGTCTATGAATTCGTTGCGTTTGGAACCCATTTCACGTGTGG
Proteins encoded in this region:
- the serC gene encoding 3-phosphoserine/phosphohydroxythreonine transaminase, encoding MSKQIYNFCAGPAMLPVEVMERAQREFCNFQGLGASVMELSHRGKPYMAVAEKAEADLRELLAVPDNYKVLFMHGGGRGQFSAVPMNLLGGANKKADFLLTGVWSQSAVDEAKKYGDIQTFQGVAKNEQGISHLLPTPAFRADAAYVHYCPNETIDGIEMFDIPATGEVPLVADLSSTILSRPLEVSRFGIIYAGAQKNIGPSGLAIAIVRDDLLDQARADVPSIFDYKLTAKNDSMFNTPPTYAWYLAGLVFEWLKEQGGLEAMEARNKEKADFLYDYLDQSSFYGNQVDVSCRSRMNIPFQLKNAELDKQFLAESEAAGLLALKGHRIVGGMRASIYNAMPLEGVKALVSFMDGFAKRHG